One Chitinophagaceae bacterium C216 genomic window carries:
- the bglA gene encoding Beta-glucanase: MRFVFLLFCYWGLTNACLNTAPPKLYGRASDFADQPVWEEHFNKDGQPDTAIWSYDIGDNGWGNNELQYYTDAITNAVIRNGMLHIIALKEQRAKSRYTSARLVTRHKKDFLYGRIEVKAKLPAGVGTWPAIWMLPTDWSYGGWPQSGEIDIMEHVGKDEGMVHFSVHTAAYNHIQGTQKTAQQKVSNATSDFHLYRVDWTPDYIKGFFDDREVFSFENDHKGDYNTWPFDKKFYLLLNIAIGGNWGGPDVDEHIFPAAMVIDYIKYYPFIGKSE, from the coding sequence ATGAGATTTGTTTTTCTGTTGTTTTGCTATTGGGGGTTGACAAACGCTTGCTTGAATACAGCACCACCTAAGTTGTATGGAAGAGCATCTGATTTCGCGGATCAACCTGTATGGGAAGAGCATTTTAATAAAGATGGGCAGCCGGATACTGCCATCTGGAGTTATGATATCGGAGATAATGGTTGGGGAAATAACGAGCTCCAGTATTATACAGATGCTATTACTAATGCAGTTATAAGGAACGGAATGTTGCATATTATTGCTTTAAAAGAGCAACGAGCTAAGAGTCGTTATACGTCCGCAAGATTAGTTACTCGGCACAAAAAGGATTTTTTATATGGTCGTATAGAAGTGAAAGCAAAACTACCGGCAGGAGTAGGAACCTGGCCTGCTATATGGATGCTCCCTACAGATTGGAGTTATGGAGGTTGGCCACAGTCGGGCGAAATTGATATTATGGAACATGTAGGCAAGGATGAAGGTATGGTACATTTTAGTGTACATACAGCTGCATACAATCATATACAGGGTACACAAAAAACAGCTCAGCAAAAAGTTTCAAATGCAACTTCTGATTTTCATTTGTACCGCGTAGACTGGACGCCTGATTATATTAAAGGGTTCTTCGATGATCGAGAAGTCTTTAGTTTTGAAAACGACCATAAAGGAGATTATAACACATGGCCTTTTGATAAAAAGTTTTATTTGCTTCTCAATATTGCCATTGGTGGTAACTGGGGAGGACCCGATGTAGATGAACATATTTTTCCTGCAGCAATGGTGATTGACTATATCAAGTATTATCCTTTCATAGGTAAAAGCGAATAA
- the rimM gene encoding Ribosome maturation factor RimM has protein sequence MATENVNGYISIGRFAATHGLQGFLVLKHVLGKKTTLKGLKAVFIKDKTGSFIPWFLESSKVKTDSESYIKLEGINTMEAARPLVQKEVWLTEADFRAHTAKNAPISLLHYTIINDDEELGAIQEIIEQPHQVLCRLEINGKEVLIPLHEETLIKVDNKAQKVYVSLPEGLLDIYLS, from the coding sequence ATGGCTACTGAAAATGTAAACGGCTACATAAGTATAGGTAGATTTGCAGCCACACATGGCTTACAGGGATTTCTAGTGCTGAAGCATGTGCTAGGTAAAAAAACTACACTAAAAGGATTAAAAGCGGTTTTTATCAAAGATAAAACCGGAAGTTTCATTCCCTGGTTTCTCGAATCCAGCAAGGTAAAAACCGATTCGGAATCTTACATCAAGCTGGAAGGTATCAATACTATGGAAGCCGCACGCCCTCTGGTACAAAAAGAAGTATGGCTTACCGAGGCCGATTTTCGAGCGCATACGGCTAAAAACGCCCCCATTAGTTTATTACATTACACTATCATTAACGACGATGAAGAGCTAGGTGCCATACAAGAAATTATCGAACAGCCCCACCAGGTTTTGTGTCGTCTTGAAATCAATGGTAAGGAAGTATTGATTCCTTTACACGAAGAAACCCTTATTAAGGTAGATAATAAAGCCCAAAAAGTGTATGTAAGCCTGCCTGAGGGTCTACTGGACATTTATTTATCCTAA
- the rep gene encoding ATP-dependent DNA helicase Rep, which produces MSVLKQKLEQKFIEIYRNLNEQQRDAVNTLEGPVMVIAGPGTGKTQILAARIGKILLETDALPQNILCLTYTDAGVVAMRKRLQQFIGADAYKINIYTFHAFCNDVIQDNLDYFEKNTLDPISDLERVECLRQLIDQFPKDHPLKRYRGDVYYEANKLSNLFSAMKREGWTTAFLSQKIDEYLVSLPNDEKYIYKQNRGKHKKGDLRPQYYAEVEKMEKLRAAVNEFDNYQQILAQRKRYDFDDMIGWVITAFSENKNLLADYQERYQYILVDEFQDTSGSQNKIVQLLIEYWDSPNIFVVGDDDQSIYRFQGANVENMLDFANQYIHDLKTIVLTNNYRSTQPILDISKTIIEKNTERLVNQLPGLSKDLVAANKSINHLQHYPEILEYNTQADEMAGIVFKIEALIQQGVEPGRIAVIYRENKYGEELANYFRHKGIPYYTKRSINLLKEPFIRKVLDILYYLDAEHHIPFSGDELLFEILHFDFYKNPPIEIAKLNVEVNQRKFSGELISLRQLLYQRANTPAATLFDEAFNESLRQCSEVFEQLIADVSNSTIQQLLDKIIRDAGVLQYIMNSERKIELMQYLTAFYDFVKEENRRNPDMSLSGLVELIDIMQKENLPLPMMQVTGSDKGVNLLTAHGSKGLEFEYVFLAGCNASIWEEKRKRNQDFKLPPNVFTSVGDEKEAEELRRVFYVALTRAEKYLYISYARLDKGGRELEPSMFIAEIQDAHPLEIQKPQFSNDQMLTFQHLLFAASQPVLDSLEDDFVDGLLSRFAMNVTALNAYLSCPLKFYYQNLLRIPAGKNEATEFGSAVHFALERLFKRMKEDPNKAFPTIEVVLGDFKWYMERHRESFTREAFERRMEQGSIILPAYYEKYVQEWNKVVVLELNVKGVVVEGIPLKGKIDKLEFDGKNVNVVDYKTGNPDNAKVKTNPPDEKNPDGGDYWRQAVFYKILLDNYELKDWRVVSTEFDFIEPNTKDEFKKLKIVISPEDVDIVKGQIKTVWERIQNKDFYKGCGKSDCHWCNFVKDNYLYSHLEEITEDEEVE; this is translated from the coding sequence ATGTCGGTATTAAAACAAAAACTGGAACAAAAGTTTATTGAAATCTATCGTAACCTCAATGAGCAGCAGCGCGATGCTGTGAATACGCTCGAAGGTCCTGTGATGGTAATTGCCGGACCCGGAACCGGTAAAACGCAGATACTGGCAGCCCGTATCGGAAAAATTCTCCTAGAAACCGATGCACTGCCTCAAAACATATTATGTCTTACATATACCGATGCCGGTGTAGTGGCCATGCGAAAAAGGTTACAGCAGTTTATCGGTGCCGATGCGTATAAAATTAATATTTACACGTTCCACGCCTTCTGTAACGATGTTATACAGGATAATCTGGATTATTTTGAAAAAAATACCCTCGATCCGATTTCGGATCTGGAACGCGTGGAGTGCTTAAGACAATTGATAGATCAATTCCCCAAAGATCATCCTTTGAAACGCTACAGAGGTGATGTATATTATGAAGCCAATAAGTTGAGTAATCTCTTTTCTGCGATGAAGCGTGAGGGGTGGACAACGGCGTTTCTTTCTCAAAAAATTGATGAATATCTGGTATCATTACCTAATGACGAAAAATATATTTATAAGCAAAATCGAGGAAAGCATAAAAAGGGGGATCTAAGACCTCAATATTATGCCGAAGTGGAAAAAATGGAAAAGCTGCGTGCGGCAGTAAATGAGTTTGACAACTATCAGCAAATTTTAGCACAACGCAAGCGTTACGACTTTGATGATATGATCGGCTGGGTAATCACCGCCTTCTCAGAAAATAAAAACCTGCTGGCCGATTATCAGGAGCGCTATCAGTATATACTGGTAGATGAGTTTCAGGATACAAGCGGTTCGCAAAATAAAATAGTACAGCTACTGATTGAGTATTGGGACTCCCCCAACATATTTGTAGTAGGGGATGATGACCAGAGTATTTACCGCTTTCAAGGAGCGAACGTGGAAAACATGCTGGATTTTGCCAATCAGTATATACACGATTTAAAAACTATTGTACTTACCAATAACTATCGAAGCACACAACCCATACTGGATATTTCCAAAACCATTATTGAAAAAAATACTGAGCGGCTGGTAAATCAATTGCCCGGTCTTAGTAAAGATTTGGTTGCCGCCAATAAATCCATTAATCACCTACAACATTATCCCGAAATTCTGGAGTACAATACTCAGGCCGATGAAATGGCAGGCATTGTATTCAAGATAGAGGCACTGATACAGCAAGGCGTAGAGCCAGGCCGCATTGCCGTGATTTATCGAGAGAATAAGTACGGTGAGGAATTGGCGAATTATTTCCGGCACAAAGGCATACCTTATTATACCAAGCGTAGTATTAATCTACTTAAAGAGCCATTTATAAGAAAGGTTCTGGATATTCTTTACTACCTAGATGCAGAGCATCACATTCCTTTTAGTGGCGATGAATTGCTATTTGAAATCCTACACTTCGATTTTTATAAAAATCCGCCTATAGAAATAGCCAAACTGAATGTGGAGGTAAATCAAAGAAAGTTTAGCGGTGAGCTTATTTCATTGCGTCAGCTTTTATATCAAAGAGCAAATACACCTGCAGCTACTTTATTTGATGAAGCATTCAACGAAAGTCTGCGTCAGTGTTCCGAAGTTTTTGAGCAGCTGATTGCTGATGTAAGTAATAGTACCATTCAGCAATTGCTTGATAAAATCATTCGTGATGCGGGTGTTTTGCAATACATCATGAATAGCGAACGGAAGATAGAGCTGATGCAATACTTGACCGCTTTTTATGATTTTGTGAAGGAAGAAAACCGCCGCAATCCTGATATGAGTTTGAGCGGTTTGGTCGAACTGATAGATATTATGCAGAAAGAAAACCTACCATTGCCCATGATGCAGGTCACCGGAAGCGATAAAGGCGTCAACCTGCTTACGGCACATGGTAGTAAGGGCCTGGAGTTTGAGTATGTTTTCTTGGCCGGTTGTAATGCTTCTATCTGGGAAGAGAAAAGAAAAAGAAATCAAGACTTCAAGCTCCCACCCAATGTGTTTACATCTGTGGGTGATGAAAAGGAAGCCGAAGAGTTGCGACGTGTATTTTATGTTGCGCTTACACGAGCCGAGAAATATTTATACATCTCTTATGCAAGATTGGATAAGGGTGGCAGGGAATTGGAGCCATCTATGTTTATCGCCGAAATACAGGACGCCCATCCTTTGGAAATTCAGAAACCACAATTCAGTAATGACCAGATGCTCACTTTCCAGCATTTGTTATTTGCCGCTTCGCAGCCGGTATTGGATAGTTTGGAAGATGATTTTGTGGACGGCTTGCTATCTCGCTTTGCGATGAACGTAACGGCATTGAACGCCTATCTTAGTTGTCCTTTGAAGTTTTATTATCAAAATCTTTTGCGCATTCCTGCTGGTAAGAATGAGGCTACGGAATTCGGTAGCGCTGTACATTTTGCCCTAGAGCGGTTGTTTAAAAGAATGAAAGAGGATCCAAATAAAGCTTTCCCTACTATAGAAGTCGTTTTGGGTGATTTCAAGTGGTATATGGAGCGGCATCGGGAAAGTTTTACCAGAGAGGCTTTCGAAAGAAGAATGGAACAAGGCTCTATTATTTTACCCGCCTACTATGAAAAATATGTACAAGAATGGAATAAGGTAGTGGTACTGGAGCTGAATGTAAAAGGGGTGGTTGTAGAGGGTATTCCGTTAAAAGGTAAAATCGACAAGTTGGAATTTGACGGAAAGAATGTAAATGTGGTGGATTACAAAACCGGTAATCCCGATAATGCCAAAGTCAAAACCAACCCTCCCGATGAGAAAAACCCTGATGGAGGTGATTACTGGAGACAGGCAGTCTTTTATAAAATCTTATTGGACAATTACGAGCTCAAGGATTGGAGAGTAGTAAGTACCGAGTTTGATTTCATCGAGCCCAACACAAAAGATGAATTTAAGAAGCTGAAGATTGTTATATCACCGGAGGATGTGGATATTGTAAAAGGCCAGATAAAAACTGTGTGGGAGCGAATTCAGAACAAAGATTTCTACAAAGGTTGTGGGAAGAGCGATTGTCACTGGTGCAATTTTGTGAAGGACAACTATTTGTATAGCCATTTGGAGGAAATAACCGAAGATGAGGAAGTAGAATAG
- the mshA_1 gene encoding D-inositol-3-phosphate glycosyltransferase produces MKEYYIQLFSPHGLIRYKNPEIGRDKDTGGQVKYVLELLEALSLHPQVRKVDLFTRRISDRRVSTSYSQPIEIVNEKARIIRIECGGSTYKEKEQLWDHLDEFINNTIRFNEEEDDFPDILHGHYADGNYIACELSKIFSLPFIATGHSLGRNKKNILLSQGWTEKKINDKFNMEKRIRVEENILEQADMIITSTQHEINTQYKDYHNKHKATFKVNPPGINTDVFYPYYRLEMPSFTMTIEQEQALHRINSEIERFLFNAEKPLILSIGRADKRKNFESLITSYGQDKELQAMANLAIFAGVRKDITEMPDDEKEILTNLLLLMDKYDLYGKMALPKKNDPSREVPEIYRIAARKKGVFVNATPGENFGLTIIEAAACGLPIVASPTGGPKEIVESAQNGILVDVEDTEAIAHAIKKIIADETLWEQYSANGVKAGAEDYTWKKHAERYIAAIDEIFAHKAEKFQSQSSFGKKLSSAEVFFISDLDGTLIEGDRSEGLAELMQWIQEHRVAFGISSGRNKHLLKQALAKHPLLKPDIIICSAGTELYYTTEFIPDRGWEKHINHQWKREAIVQTLASLPYLQMQEEDAQWPYKISYYVSNDFGDDELAHINKLLDDRKLHAKILLTDNRFLDIIPRRAGKGNAVRYLSYKWKLPVEQFFTAGNGGNDLDMLQGRVKGIVAADYSKELEILRNKKTVYFAQQPLAKGLLEGIIFYSKPSEKQKENTSEKKADSRK; encoded by the coding sequence ATGAAAGAGTATTATATACAATTATTTAGCCCTCACGGACTTATCCGCTATAAGAACCCAGAGATCGGTAGAGACAAAGACACAGGTGGGCAAGTGAAATATGTTTTAGAATTATTGGAAGCTTTATCACTGCATCCTCAAGTTAGAAAAGTAGATTTATTCACCCGCCGAATTTCCGATAGACGCGTCTCCACATCGTATAGTCAGCCTATTGAAATTGTAAATGAAAAAGCAAGAATAATAAGGATCGAATGCGGAGGCAGCACTTATAAGGAAAAAGAGCAACTCTGGGATCATCTGGATGAATTTATTAACAACACTATTCGCTTTAATGAAGAAGAAGATGATTTTCCGGATATATTGCACGGGCATTATGCCGATGGCAATTACATAGCTTGCGAACTTAGCAAGATATTCTCACTGCCCTTTATTGCAACGGGACACTCATTAGGCCGCAACAAGAAAAACATTCTCCTCAGTCAAGGATGGACGGAAAAGAAAATCAATGACAAGTTCAATATGGAAAAAAGAATCAGGGTAGAGGAGAATATTCTGGAACAAGCCGACATGATTATCACCAGTACCCAACATGAAATCAACACCCAGTATAAGGACTATCATAATAAACATAAGGCTACATTTAAAGTCAATCCCCCTGGTATCAACACCGATGTTTTCTACCCTTATTACCGCCTGGAAATGCCCTCATTTACTATGACCATTGAGCAAGAACAGGCATTACACAGAATTAATTCTGAAATTGAACGTTTTCTTTTTAATGCAGAGAAGCCTCTTATTCTATCCATTGGCCGTGCCGATAAGCGAAAAAATTTTGAATCGCTAATTACCAGCTATGGGCAAGATAAAGAATTACAAGCCATGGCCAATCTAGCCATTTTTGCGGGTGTTCGAAAAGATATTACGGAAATGCCGGATGATGAAAAAGAAATACTGACCAATCTGCTACTGCTGATGGATAAGTATGACTTATACGGAAAGATGGCTTTACCAAAGAAAAATGATCCTAGCAGAGAGGTTCCCGAAATTTATCGCATAGCAGCACGTAAGAAAGGTGTGTTTGTAAATGCTACTCCCGGAGAAAACTTTGGACTCACAATAATCGAAGCAGCTGCTTGTGGTTTACCTATTGTAGCCTCACCCACCGGTGGTCCTAAGGAAATTGTAGAATCGGCACAAAACGGTATTCTGGTGGATGTAGAAGATACCGAAGCTATCGCACATGCTATTAAAAAAATTATTGCCGATGAAACACTCTGGGAGCAATACTCAGCAAACGGTGTGAAAGCCGGAGCCGAGGATTATACCTGGAAAAAACACGCCGAACGGTATATTGCCGCTATCGATGAAATTTTTGCCCATAAGGCTGAAAAGTTCCAGTCTCAATCATCCTTTGGTAAAAAACTCTCTTCGGCCGAAGTTTTTTTCATCAGTGATCTGGATGGCACCTTAATTGAAGGAGACCGTAGCGAAGGCCTTGCTGAACTGATGCAATGGATACAAGAACATCGCGTGGCATTTGGCATCTCGAGTGGTAGAAATAAACATCTTCTCAAACAGGCACTGGCAAAACATCCACTACTGAAACCCGATATTATAATATGCTCTGCGGGTACAGAGCTTTATTATACTACTGAATTTATACCCGATCGTGGATGGGAGAAACATATTAATCATCAATGGAAACGAGAAGCTATTGTACAAACACTAGCTTCACTCCCTTACTTGCAAATGCAGGAGGAAGATGCACAGTGGCCTTATAAGATCAGCTACTATGTGTCGAACGATTTTGGCGATGACGAGCTGGCGCATATCAATAAGCTCTTGGATGATAGAAAACTTCATGCAAAGATTCTGCTTACCGATAACCGATTTTTAGACATCATACCTCGTCGTGCAGGAAAAGGTAATGCAGTCCGTTATCTCAGCTACAAATGGAAATTGCCGGTAGAACAGTTCTTTACAGCCGGTAATGGTGGCAATGATCTGGATATGTTACAGGGAAGAGTTAAAGGAATTGTAGCAGCAGATTACAGCAAAGAACTGGAGATTCTCAGGAACAAAAAAACCGTATACTTTGCCCAACAACCATTGGCAAAAGGTTTATTGGAAGGTATTATTTTTTATTCCAAGCCATCAGAAAAACAAAAAGAAAACACTTCCGAAAAAAAAGCAGATTCCAGAAAATAG
- a CDS encoding Beta-xylosidase yields the protein MKKNITLVITFVILLLQTGFAQQQHDAEMHRFITALMSKMTLDEKIGQLNLPSAGEFTTGTATNSDIGISVKKGLVGGLFNIKGVDKIKAIQRVAVEESRMKIPLLFGMDVIHGYETVFPIPLGLSCTWDLKAIEQSARIAAIEASADGIAWTFSPMVDISRDPRWGRVSEGNGEDSYLGSMIAKAMVKGYQGDLKARNNILACVKHYALYGAGEAGRDYNTVDMSRIRMYNEYFPPYKAAVDAGVGSVMASFNEVDGIPATANKWLLTDVLRKQWGFKGFVVTDYTGINEMIDHGLGDLQTVSALALKAGIDMDMVGEGFLKTLKKSLQENKITLAEIDAACRRVLEAKYKLGLFKDPYKYCDENRAKTEIFTAEHRKIARQIAAQSFVLLKNANNTLPLKKSGTIALVGPLADAANNMTGTWSVAAQHEKSVSVLAGLKQVLGDKATILYAKGSNLTADPALEERATMFGKGLNRDARSEDELAKEALEIAAKADVIIAAMGESAEFSGESSSRTDLNIPDTQKKLLKKLVATGKPVVLVLFTGRPLTLTWEDKNVPAILNVWFGGTEAGTAIADVLFGDVNPSGKLTMTFPQNVGQIPIYYAHKNTGRPLAEGQWFQKFRSNYIDVNNDPLYPFGYGLSYTTFSYGDVQLSSTSLKGNQTLKASITISNTGKYDGAEVVQLYIRDLVGSVTRPVKELKGFQKIMLKAGETQTVTFNITTEDLKFYNSELKYDWEPGEFEIMIGGNSRDVKTAKVNWAK from the coding sequence ATGAAAAAAAATATCACATTAGTTATAACATTTGTCATTTTATTATTACAAACCGGATTTGCTCAGCAACAGCACGATGCAGAGATGCATCGTTTTATTACTGCGTTAATGAGCAAAATGACGCTGGATGAAAAAATAGGGCAGCTTAACCTTCCTAGTGCCGGAGAGTTTACTACCGGTACCGCTACCAATTCTGATATTGGTATCAGCGTAAAAAAAGGACTGGTGGGCGGACTATTTAATATTAAGGGGGTGGATAAAATTAAGGCTATACAAAGGGTAGCGGTAGAGGAAAGTCGTATGAAAATACCGTTGCTATTTGGTATGGATGTAATCCATGGTTATGAAACCGTATTTCCCATTCCTTTAGGATTGTCCTGCACCTGGGATTTGAAAGCCATTGAGCAGTCAGCACGTATTGCGGCCATCGAGGCCAGTGCAGATGGTATCGCATGGACTTTTAGCCCAATGGTAGATATCTCGCGCGATCCTCGTTGGGGAAGAGTTTCTGAAGGTAATGGTGAGGACTCTTATCTGGGCTCCATGATTGCCAAAGCCATGGTAAAAGGTTATCAGGGCGATTTAAAAGCCCGAAACAACATTCTAGCTTGTGTAAAACATTATGCCCTTTATGGCGCAGGCGAAGCCGGTCGTGATTATAATACGGTAGATATGAGCCGCATCCGTATGTATAACGAGTATTTTCCACCTTATAAAGCAGCAGTGGATGCAGGGGTAGGAAGCGTAATGGCTTCCTTTAATGAAGTAGATGGAATTCCGGCAACTGCTAATAAATGGTTGCTAACGGATGTGCTTCGCAAGCAATGGGGCTTTAAAGGTTTTGTAGTAACTGATTACACCGGTATTAATGAAATGATCGATCATGGTTTAGGAGATTTGCAAACCGTATCGGCATTAGCGTTAAAAGCAGGAATTGATATGGATATGGTGGGAGAGGGTTTTCTGAAAACATTGAAGAAATCCTTACAAGAAAACAAAATAACCCTTGCGGAGATTGATGCAGCCTGCCGTCGCGTGCTGGAAGCAAAATACAAACTAGGATTGTTCAAAGACCCTTATAAATATTGCGATGAAAATCGTGCTAAAACCGAAATCTTTACAGCCGAGCATCGTAAAATAGCTAGGCAGATTGCTGCACAAAGTTTCGTTCTGCTGAAAAATGCTAATAATACATTGCCACTTAAAAAGTCGGGCACTATTGCACTGGTGGGGCCGCTGGCCGATGCTGCCAATAATATGACTGGCACTTGGAGTGTAGCCGCACAGCATGAAAAGTCTGTATCTGTACTGGCTGGATTGAAACAGGTGTTAGGAGATAAAGCAACGATTTTATATGCCAAAGGTAGTAACCTCACTGCCGATCCGGCTTTGGAAGAAAGAGCTACAATGTTTGGTAAAGGATTAAATCGCGATGCACGTAGTGAGGATGAACTGGCAAAGGAGGCATTGGAGATTGCTGCTAAAGCCGATGTAATTATCGCCGCCATGGGCGAATCTGCCGAGTTTAGCGGAGAAAGCAGTAGCCGTACCGATTTGAATATTCCTGATACACAAAAGAAGTTATTGAAAAAACTGGTAGCTACTGGCAAACCCGTGGTACTGGTATTATTTACAGGACGTCCGTTAACGCTTACTTGGGAAGACAAAAATGTACCCGCAATTCTTAATGTGTGGTTTGGAGGAACTGAAGCCGGTACGGCCATTGCCGATGTTTTGTTTGGAGATGTGAACCCTTCAGGGAAGCTTACCATGACTTTCCCTCAGAATGTGGGACAGATTCCTATTTATTATGCACATAAAAATACCGGTCGCCCGCTTGCCGAAGGTCAGTGGTTTCAAAAATTCCGCAGCAATTATATTGATGTAAATAATGATCCATTGTATCCTTTCGGGTATGGACTTAGTTACACTACATTCTCTTATGGTGATGTACAGTTAAGTAGTACTTCTTTGAAAGGTAATCAAACTTTAAAAGCAAGTATTACCATCTCCAACACAGGAAAATACGACGGTGCAGAAGTTGTGCAATTGTATATACGCGATCTAGTAGGATCTGTTACCCGTCCGGTTAAAGAGTTGAAAGGGTTTCAGAAAATCATGCTGAAGGCAGGAGAAACCCAAACAGTAACTTTTAACATCACTACTGAGGATTTAAAATTTTATAACAGCGAATTAAAATATGATTGGGAGCCCGGCGAATTTGAGATCATGATTGGCGGAAATTCAAGAGATGTAAAGACTGCTAAAGTGAATTGGGCGAAATAG
- the miaA gene encoding tRNA dimethylallyltransferase — protein MHHQKSIIVIAGPTAVGKTTYAIEVARYFNTVILSADSRQCFKELNIGVARPTPEELAQVPHFFIASHSIHDDISAAWYETYALELLKKLFQQYNTVVVTGGTGLYIKALVDGLDLIPPVENHIRQHVISHYETHGIGWLQEQLQQLDPWFVKEGEMKNPQRMMRALEVVLATGRSIISYRNTGRIPRNFNIYQIGLERPREELYERINQRVDVMMAAGLEAEARELYPYRHLNALHTVGYKELFDYFDNKCSLDEAVALIKQNTRRYAKRQMTWFKKQQGMKWINLSQTDSISPVIAELSQ, from the coding sequence TTGCATCATCAAAAATCGATTATTGTAATAGCCGGACCTACCGCCGTAGGTAAAACTACCTACGCTATTGAAGTGGCCCGATATTTTAATACAGTCATTCTTTCTGCAGATAGCCGGCAGTGTTTTAAGGAACTCAATATAGGTGTGGCAAGGCCAACCCCGGAAGAGCTGGCGCAAGTACCTCATTTTTTTATAGCCTCGCACAGCATACACGACGATATTAGTGCGGCATGGTACGAAACCTATGCGTTGGAACTGCTTAAAAAGTTGTTTCAGCAGTATAATACGGTAGTGGTTACCGGAGGAACCGGACTGTATATTAAGGCTCTTGTAGACGGACTGGATCTCATTCCGCCGGTGGAGAACCATATCCGTCAGCACGTCATCAGCCATTATGAAACTCATGGTATAGGCTGGTTGCAGGAGCAGTTACAACAGCTCGATCCTTGGTTTGTAAAAGAAGGAGAGATGAAGAATCCGCAGCGCATGATGCGAGCTCTTGAAGTAGTATTAGCTACCGGTAGATCAATCATTAGTTACAGAAACACGGGCAGGATACCCCGTAATTTTAATATCTATCAGATTGGTTTGGAACGTCCTCGCGAAGAACTCTATGAGCGTATCAATCAAAGAGTAGATGTGATGATGGCGGCGGGTTTGGAAGCCGAAGCGCGGGAACTCTATCCATATAGACATTTAAATGCACTGCACACTGTAGGTTATAAGGAACTTTTTGACTATTTCGACAATAAATGCTCTCTCGATGAGGCTGTGGCTTTAATCAAGCAAAATACCCGACGTTATGCCAAGCGCCAGATGACCTGGTTTAAAAAACAACAGGGTATGAAATGGATTAATCTTAGTCAAACCGATTCTATATCTCCGGTAATTGCAGAACTATCCCAATAA